A section of the Agromyces aurantiacus genome encodes:
- a CDS encoding prealbumin-like fold domain-containing protein, with protein MVTSPAVAADGPFNINGVVPDTNAGIAEITDPYGNVKELGPLNSNTTKIGVIHNDALPTLDLTNPNAQVDLRRAWLGVEQDTSTQHFWLYFAWERDKNTGSGFIAYEFMQNPAPDGCDYDNATDAELIADCNPWANRTDGDFMILWDQQGGSKDLYLRTWSGTAPNLTLSAPTLLNATVSQAAYSSDGFRGEAAVDLTATIFGGTNGCLSFANTIPSTVTGNSDTADYKDTILAQTPPISNCGSVTIRKETVPDEDPNTTLFGFDRTFTDEDDANPPDLTFDLTDDDSATWSGVPFGTGYVVDESTVPAGWALDSIDCSDSTGYDPGDIVTDVSAGTVTFDLAAGQSVDCTYTNETGGTVIIRKATDPSPDPSESSFGFSTVLDRLNGPDDPAPSLKDGENATYDDVLLGTGYTITEDTLPTGWALEDINCDASTNVDPDIDLATGTVTFDIDDADDILDCTYGNQTGGQVIVRKVTQPSPDGTDTSFDYSTSLSTLGGDVDPTFSLKDGESQSYDNVLFGSGLTVTEGTLPTGWELVDVDCSASSGVTPSVNGAVVTFTIDDADDLVDCTYTNRASGGIVIEKITDSGTGSFDFTSNTLSPSPFTLTTTAAGAAGKDSTTFSDLDPGTYDVTETVPDYWNLVSATCDDGSTVDAIGLSPGEIVTCTFHDDREVGAIEITKLRKHAADGLGESHPHAGVDFVITGGELPAEGVTVTTDETGVACATGLLVSGLAGLYTITEVVPDGYAEIGTQTANVTEAADCASANAGAVKEFVNTPLTKIVVSVDSLVPGGTFSSIECYPTADGPDAEEDVSLADALDDSTVTLNDLEPGAFTCDFVVDP; from the coding sequence ATGGTCACGAGCCCGGCGGTCGCGGCCGACGGCCCGTTCAACATCAACGGCGTCGTCCCCGACACCAACGCCGGCATCGCCGAGATCACGGATCCGTACGGGAACGTGAAGGAGCTCGGACCGCTCAACTCGAACACCACGAAGATCGGCGTCATCCACAACGACGCCCTGCCGACCTTGGATCTGACCAATCCGAACGCCCAGGTCGACCTGCGCCGAGCCTGGCTGGGCGTCGAGCAGGACACGTCCACCCAGCACTTCTGGCTGTACTTCGCCTGGGAACGTGACAAGAACACCGGCAGCGGCTTCATCGCCTACGAGTTCATGCAGAACCCGGCGCCCGACGGATGCGACTACGACAACGCCACCGATGCGGAGCTGATCGCCGACTGCAACCCGTGGGCCAACCGCACGGACGGCGACTTCATGATCCTCTGGGACCAGCAGGGCGGCAGTAAGGACCTGTACCTCCGAACCTGGAGCGGCACCGCGCCGAACCTGACCCTCAGCGCCCCGACGCTGCTCAACGCGACCGTGTCGCAGGCCGCGTACAGCAGCGACGGGTTCCGTGGTGAAGCCGCGGTCGACCTCACGGCGACCATCTTCGGCGGCACCAACGGATGCCTCTCGTTCGCCAACACCATCCCGAGCACGGTCACCGGCAACTCCGACACCGCGGACTACAAGGACACGATCCTGGCGCAGACGCCGCCGATCAGCAACTGCGGCAGCGTGACCATCCGCAAGGAGACGGTCCCGGATGAGGATCCGAACACGACGCTCTTCGGCTTCGACCGGACCTTCACGGACGAGGACGACGCCAACCCGCCGGACCTCACGTTCGACCTGACCGATGACGACTCCGCGACCTGGTCCGGCGTACCGTTCGGCACCGGCTACGTCGTCGACGAGAGCACCGTCCCGGCAGGCTGGGCACTCGACAGCATCGACTGCTCCGACAGCACCGGCTACGACCCCGGCGACATCGTCACCGACGTCAGCGCCGGCACCGTGACGTTCGACCTCGCAGCAGGCCAATCGGTCGACTGCACGTACACCAACGAGACCGGTGGCACCGTCATCATCCGCAAGGCGACCGATCCGAGCCCCGACCCGAGCGAATCCTCGTTCGGCTTCTCGACCGTGCTCGACCGGCTCAACGGTCCCGATGACCCTGCACCTTCGCTGAAGGACGGCGAGAACGCGACGTACGACGACGTGCTGCTCGGTACGGGTTACACCATCACCGAGGACACGCTGCCGACAGGCTGGGCTCTCGAGGACATCAACTGCGATGCGAGCACGAACGTCGACCCTGACATCGACCTTGCGACGGGAACGGTGACGTTCGACATCGATGATGCGGACGACATCCTCGACTGCACGTACGGCAACCAGACCGGTGGCCAGGTGATCGTCCGCAAGGTGACGCAGCCGAGCCCGGACGGCACCGATACGTCGTTCGACTACTCGACCTCGCTGTCGACCCTCGGCGGTGACGTCGATCCGACCTTCTCGCTGAAGGACGGCGAGAGCCAGTCGTACGACAACGTGCTGTTCGGCTCCGGCCTCACAGTCACCGAGGGCACGCTGCCCACGGGCTGGGAGCTGGTCGACGTCGACTGCTCGGCGAGCTCCGGCGTGACGCCGTCGGTCAACGGCGCCGTCGTGACCTTCACGATCGACGACGCTGACGACCTGGTGGACTGCACGTACACCAACCGGGCGTCGGGCGGCATCGTGATCGAGAAGATCACCGACAGTGGCACGGGCTCGTTCGACTTCACGTCGAACACGCTTTCGCCGTCGCCGTTCACGCTGACGACGACCGCGGCCGGTGCTGCAGGCAAGGACTCGACGACCTTCTCGGACCTCGACCCGGGCACGTACGACGTGACCGAGACGGTCCCGGACTACTGGAACCTGGTCAGCGCGACGTGCGACGACGGTTCGACGGTGGACGCGATCGGGCTCAGCCCGGGCGAGATCGTGACGTGCACGTTCCATGACGACCGCGAGGTCGGCGCGATCGAGATCACGAAGCTGCGCAAGCACGCCGCCGACGGCCTGGGTGAGAGCCACCCGCACGCCGGGGTCGACTTCGTGATCACGGGCGGCGAGCTGCCCGCCGAGGGCGTCACCGTCACGACCGACGAGACCGGCGTGGCCTGCGCCACCGGCCTGCTCGTGAGCGGCCTGGCAGGGCTGTACACGATCACGGAGGTCGTTCCCGACGGCTACGCCGAAATCGGCACGCAGACCGCGAACGTCACCGAGGCAGCCGACTGCGCCAGCGCCAATGCCGGTGCGGTCAAGGAGTTCGTGAACACACCACTCACGAAGATCGTGGTGAGCGTGGACTCGCTGGTTCCGGGCGGGACGTTCTCGAGCATCGAGTGCTACCCGACGGCTGACGGACCGGATGCCGAAGAGGACGTGTCGCTGGCCGACGCGCTCGACGACTCGACCGTGACACTCAACGACCTCGAGCCCGGGGCATTCACGTGCGACTTCGTGGTCGATCCGTGA